One genomic segment of Thermus aquaticus includes these proteins:
- a CDS encoding DUF2227 family putative metal-binding protein gives MDGRAHERLTLFHLAWTGLALSALMPDHAPQVSLLYMAGGAVGTLYLSPDIDLPDSRASKRWGFLSLLWEPYRALHPHRGASHSWVYGPLSRLLYLLFPPFVLLLVLGVDPAPLLAPLLDLKVSVPVLAGYLFSQWAHLVQDGVEFRVF, from the coding sequence GTGGACGGAAGGGCCCACGAGCGGCTGACCCTCTTTCACCTGGCCTGGACCGGGCTGGCGCTTTCGGCCCTCATGCCTGACCACGCCCCTCAGGTCTCCTTGCTCTACATGGCGGGCGGGGCGGTGGGGACTCTCTACCTCTCCCCCGACATCGATCTTCCCGACTCTCGCGCTTCCAAGCGGTGGGGCTTTCTCTCCCTTCTTTGGGAACCCTACCGCGCCCTCCACCCTCACCGAGGGGCCTCCCACTCCTGGGTGTACGGCCCTCTGTCCCGCCTCCTCTACCTCCTCTTCCCCCCCTTTGTCCTCCTCCTGGTGCTAGGGGTAGACCCAGCGCCCCTCCTCGCTCCCCTCCTTGACCTGAAGGTGAGCGTTCCCGTCCTCGCTGGCTACCTCTTTTCCCAGTGGGCCCACCTGGTCCAGGACGGCGTGGAGTTCCGGGTGTTCTAG